A window of the Thermodesulfovibrionales bacterium genome harbors these coding sequences:
- a CDS encoding prepilin peptidase gives MLDSLDLLIFVLGLIAGSFMNVCIYRIPRNLSLIKPGSRCPDCKSPVKPYDNIPVLSFFLLRGKCRTCGAKIHWRYPVVEFLNGILWLIIFNKFGDTPYSLPFLFFASCLVVITFIDIEHMIIPDIITVPGTLIGIALGPILPDPFFRLVTLGFLTSLTGALTGFLLFFIIAVIGEWIFKREAMGGGDIKLMAMVGAFTGWKGVILTTFSGSLIGALAGVVVILSRKRSDTVIPFGPYLAGGAMVSLLFGQEVMNLWLRWIQG, from the coding sequence ATGCTGGATAGCCTGGATCTCTTAATCTTTGTCCTCGGTCTTATTGCAGGTTCATTCATGAATGTATGCATCTACAGGATTCCAAGGAATCTGTCACTTATAAAACCGGGTTCAAGATGTCCTGACTGTAAGAGTCCTGTAAAACCTTATGATAATATACCTGTGCTCAGTTTTTTTCTTCTCAGAGGAAAGTGCAGGACCTGTGGAGCAAAGATTCACTGGCGATATCCTGTTGTAGAATTTCTTAATGGAATTCTATGGCTCATTATATTCAATAAATTTGGAGATACCCCTTACAGCCTGCCATTTCTCTTTTTTGCCTCATGCCTTGTTGTTATAACCTTTATTGACATTGAACACATGATCATCCCTGACATTATTACTGTTCCCGGTACGCTCATTGGTATCGCTCTTGGTCCTATACTGCCAGATCCCTTCTTCAGATTGGTGACCCTTGGTTTTCTAACCTCACTCACAGGTGCTCTCACAGGATTTCTACTGTTTTTTATCATAGCAGTTATCGGAGAATGGATATTCAAAAGAGAGGCGATGGGTGGAGGAGATATAAAACTCATGGCAATGGTTGGTGCCTTTACCGGATGGAAGGGTGTAATCCTTACCACTTTCAGCGGAAGCCTGATTGGAGCACTTGCGGGAGTAGTTGTCATTTTAAGCCGGAAAAGGTCTGATACTGTGATACCCTTCGGGCCCTATCTTGCCGGAGGTGCAATGGTGAGCCTACTTTTTGGGCAGGAGGTAATGAATTTATGGTTAAGATGGATTCAGGGATAA